Part of the Clarias gariepinus isolate MV-2021 ecotype Netherlands chromosome 25, CGAR_prim_01v2, whole genome shotgun sequence genome is shown below.
TATCCAGCTGGTTAGTCTgcttcatttactgtacattccaTTAcgtttatatttactgtacattacagaaagTTTGTCTGGAAGTTTATCAGTAAAGtgtattttattaaacacaatcatttattttaagggGTGCAtctgccatttttttattactgtgcaGACAAAACACAATGATCTGTAGGTTTTATACCACAATTTTCCCAAAGAACAAACACAGTTCTGCtgctgattttattaatttttttgtgttgtacACATAATGCAGAAAAGGTTTGTGCCAAGAAGCTACttttgaagtttatgcaacacggaagtgaccgatcttgcttccctacaaaaaattatgtaacttcagctgttttggagagagGATTTTAAAAAACCCAAAATAGATTAGCATTACATTACTAAATAACATTTAGCATTacactgtctcacttcaaactattatttaaaatgctaattatttactgtatatttctttgATATTATGATCAGTGTCAGCTTCTAAAAGTATATGACATGTAaagtgttgcttaaattaaagcattttaggattttttaatacaaaaaaatctgtagtgtctgtaaccatgccaaatttatattgcaatatcttgcattttagaataatacactttcaGGTTTATTTCCTTTCATGTGAGATCTAAATTGGCagagtttcatttaaatgacaattaagatcattgaagaatctgaattcaaaaaggttacagacactacaacATAAAAGAGCATGACGTTGTATTTAGATTTACatattattgtatttctttttatctaaatataaatgtttatgcatatttacaaaaaaatcactTGGGTGAGACACTTTAGCACCGATACCATGTTTTCGCTGCAAGCATCACgaattgtgatttatttttaagtgcttttatccatggcaacattttactgttaaacatCTGAGAACCAAACTGTTCACCTTTTAACAGCTCAAAGCCAATGTTTCCTCACAacagagtatatatatatatataattttttttttttttttttttttttttttcgaaagcGTGCTCTTATagaaaacctttattttattttttcctgtttttccaCAGATACAGTTCATCGTGGTTTCCGTCCACATCTCTCAGTATTATTTCATGGAAAACTGTGAATACCAGGTGCCCATTTTCATCCACCTCATCTGGATGTACGGCATGTTCTTCTTCGTCCTCTTCTCCAACTTCTGGATCCAGGCTTACATCAGGGGCAAGCGGCTGCCGGCCGTCAACGAAGACAAACCCAAGCAGAACGGCCACGCTAACGGCACCGAGGAGACCACGATACCCAACGGCACGCGCCTAGAGAACAGCGCTGTGCACTACACCAACGGGTTCGCTGTGAACGGGAAAGTAAAGGAGGTATAAAGGAAGCGTGGGTGCAGCTAGCAGCAGCGGAGCTAGCTAGCACCAAGGACTCTGCGAGACGAGCAGGATGATGATCAAAGTTCCTGGGTTTGAGGATgttggttggtttgtttttgtttgttttttcgtgAGATCACACGGGAGATGACGAAGCACGTGTCTGTTCACCtgcttcgtgtgtgtgtgtgtttcttgtgCATATTTATTTGTCCACGGTGGATGAAGATGTCCAGCTTCACAGACGTCACATTGACTTTTGTGTTTTCAGCACGTATGATTCTCCCGTTTCTCGACACCATGCATCTGAATCGGGTACgactactgtaaataaatatttgtgcaaAGTTAAACGGTATGGATGGAATGACTTTTTCTATGATGtgtataacttaaaaaataaaccacttttatattaaatgttgcATATTCGTGTGAAGCCTGCCGACTGGGAATGTTGGACTGTTACTGCTCGTAATGTGATGTTATTTTTAGAGAGAAAAATCTAATATAAACTAAAAGCACCGAGATTTTGTCAAAGGTTTAGCGAAAGCACGGTCAGATCTGACCTGCAACATGATTGACAGCTGAGTGTCGTCTTCTACTTCTTTGGTCTGATTGGTTGGATTCTGCTGGTCCACATCACAATATCATCATCACAACTCCTCAGGTCATGTATTAGATGTTTAACCATTTTGACTTGAGATTTTAAAGTTCTCAGCTCATCTTCCCGGGGTTTCACGATGACGTGTGGAAAAGCCACAAGAGTTTGTTCCAGTTGTCATTTACTGTTTGTTAGAGCAGCTGTAAACACTCATCACCTCACCAGCATCAGTAGCCAGTTGGGTGAGATTTCCAGATGAAGATCTCGTCATGGGTGAAACATTAACCAGAAATCGGCTCCATGTAATCCGGTGCAAACACAAGAGAGGAGACGTGAACTGGCGGAACAGATTATAACAAACTAATAAGTTGTAAACTTCAGTCCTGAAGGTGTCAATAACATCCGGTAGCTCGGATCCAGTTGACCTCTGATTGTTAAAGTGCCGACACTCGAGACTCCTTCCACTAACTCAAATCTActagtgtgtgtttacatggttCTAACCCTTAGACCATCACCAACATCTGAAGATGTTCCGCATGTCACCAGATCATCGACTGTCTTACGTAAACAAATGATGTCATGTGGGTTTTCTAATACTCTGTTGGTTACAGGTGTGTATCCAGATGTTATGTTTACTGAAAGTGTTATGTGTTTGTTTCCGTAGAGGTAAATGTTTACCTGCAGCTGAAGTATTAAATGagatattgtgtgttttggactGGGATTACGCCTCAGAGGCGAGTGAGAGCGAGTCAGAGTCGGACTCGGGTGAGGATGGCGGGAGCAGAATCTAAAGTGAAAGTGTGACATCAACATCAATACACAAGCTGTCGTGATTTAGATAAAAATAGCCGATGTTTGGATTctgtactttttaaaacacaagaCAGTCTAagggttaatgtgtgtgtgtgtgtgtgtgtgtgggtgtgtgtgtcccaGTGCGGTTCTCTCCACATGTGGTGGTTCTGATGCAACAGTGTGTAACTCCATCTTTTTGACCCACAGCCGCACCGCGATGCTGTGATCGCTCTGCAGTGCCGGAGGGTGTTACATAAATGCAGCATGTTTCAGGCTTCTCTCCCTGCtgaagtgtcaggtgtgtgtgatcAGGTGTGTGAGATCAGGTGTGTGAGATCAGGAGCAGACTCGGACAAATCTGTTACTCGTGTTAGCTTGTCTGCGGACGTGGCCGAACATTCTGTCATCTTTGTCCCCTAGACATGTGAACTCCTGCTGAACCTGGTATGGTCTGGGTAATAAATCTCTATCGCCACCAACTGGACAGGTGTGTGAATGACATAAAGCCGCTATAGCTCACACTCGGTGTTCTAATCTCTCAGGATTACAGACGCCTTCagatttaaacataaactcAGTGAATGACGGCGAAGCTTCAGTTAACACAAACTTTTAAACTCATCCTCATTTAGGAAATAATTAGGAACGATCGGGGGATGAACCTCATCACCACGAGTATATAAAtgcagtattggtgctgattacattttttaagttatcctgtacatataatacaaaatatgtgTGCTAAaggaagctacttctgaagttcatatgcaacatggaagtgactgaTCTCACTTCCCTAAAAATCCAGAGTTGCTAATTTTAACCATTTTGTagaaatgattttatatgttccgcaaaaatggccatttttcagtgttgtactgtctcgcttcaaacaatcttcttcttctttgtccttgggctgttccctttcaggggtcgccacagtgaatcatctgcctccatctaaccctatcctctgcatcctcttctctcacaccaactaacttcatgtcctctctcactgcatccataaatctcctctttggtcttcctctagacctcctgcctggcagttccaacctcagcatccttctaccgatatattcaccatctctcctctgaacatgtccaaaccacctcaatctggcctctctgactttatctccaaaacatctaatgtgggttgtccctctgatgaactcattcttcaTGATTcttgtctcgcttcaaacaataatcatttaaaatgcaaatcattcatatttctttatgattgATTATATGAAAATTGTTGCTTAACtttgtttttggtaaaagctaaaaatctgtagtgtctgtaaccatgtcccattcatgttgcaatatcttaacaatttagcattttataataatacactttatcaggttgatgtcttttcatgtaaaaatctaaaatgtccaagtttcatctgaatgacgaTTAAGATCATTTGAaaattttgaattaaaaaaggTTACAGTTTTACAGACATAAAGGGGCATAAAACTTAAGCAAATGTGTTGCATATTTCCAAAAACTGAAGCATTGATGGGAAAATAAGAAGCGTGaggtattataaaaaatggtgTTGTATGATCCAGTCTGAAGATTGACTTTTTCCTCCATCCGTTAGCTGATGGTCTTCTCTTGAATGAAACTAATAATAAAGTGAATTAGCCTCTTGCAGTTCCATACACAGAAATGTTAGTCTTGATTTTCTTAATTCATTAAACTGTAAAGAGGAAATCTGAATTTCAGACACACAGCGGACCTCGTGAGCGTTCATGAATTTGCGCGACACGTCTCCGCTAATCTAGTTTAAGCTCTGGCGCTTATCTTTCCTCTGAACAGTTAATCTTGTTTTCATTGTTGACAAAAGCGACGTGTCTTATCTTGCTTTCCTCACTAAAGGACTAAATGCTCCTGTCGTCCTTAGTTTATTTTCAAGGAGAAACTTTGAGGCTGTTGCCTCTTCATGGTCACATCACATAGCACACATGGAAATTTAGCCATCTTATTATCATTAACTGAGACTCTGGACCGTGTGGGTCCCTTCCTTCAGGACTTTTAGAAGGCTCTTTTCCTAAAATATTAACAGTCCTGTTTCTAATTTCTTCCACTTTTTCATTCATTATGCCATGAATGAGTGATGCAAGTGATGCAATTTTGGTCCTACTTTTACAGTAGGAGTAGGACTAAGAGCAATTTCCTGAGAatcttaaaataggaaatcactcCTACCTCCACCAAAATATAGGAGCGCTCCGGAGGTGCCTTACCTCTGAGGTTAGGAGTAGCGAGGAAATGGCGTTCAGGCAGTGATGTGACACGGAGCTCATAAGAGATATGCTTCGATAAAAATGAAATACTTTTTGGGACGGATTGCGTCCAACTGGTCCATCGAAGAACAATTTGTAAGTTCTACAGAAACTAACCTTGTTGCTACTTTACATTATTACTTTACAGCGAAGATGCAACTTTGATACAGTAATGATTCGGGTTTGTTGGCAACAATAAGTCAAACTTTGCTCTTACAGCATCACAGTGTGAAATCATCCATGGCGCACACTTTCAAATGAGCATCGTGTGTTATGAATGCAACATGATCATCGATtaagtttatatatttcttCCCCGTTTTTCACACGCCAGCAAACTGACAGGTGGCACCGATGCTTTTACAAACTGCCTCCACTTACGTTTTTATCTTCAGAGGGAAAAGTGGGGCAGAATCCTCCTTAAATTAATTCTTCACAAGCTGAACTCTCTCATCCTCTCTACAGTTTCACGTTCTTTTTGATGACAGtcctacacagctctattatagggGCTTTAAACAGTTATGATTAAGGCCGCCTGATGATCACGTCATGCAGCAAGTCACACGTCTATAAGTTTTGTCTAATCCAGGGGTCGGCAATCCGCGGCTCCGGAGCTGCACGTGTCTCCCTGTGGCTTTAGGAAATATCTATATTTTAAgagtatttaatttataagcattttacttttttcatgtAATTCAAAAATTTGAAGATTATGGTGatcttgtaacattaaaataaaatatttaatttttcagtTTCCATAAATGGTCTTTTATTCAGGTTGACGGCTGACTGCACGCTCCAGTACACACCATTAAAGGATGGCGAAACAAAAGTAGACGGCATTTTTGGTTTTCTGCAGGTGGATAATTTAAGTtcagctttttatttcataaataaaataactttttttacttaaagtaaCTTTTAACCCAGCAACTTTTGTTTCCAATtccaaaacatgtttaaaactttttcatgcagaaataaaattctgtacaagttcattaattttataaatgGAACACTAGtttatacacatactgtagcatgcaGGTAAAATATGCATTGTTTTAGAGGTTAAAGGTTTTGTGGCTTCTGCTGTCTTTTTTTGTGGGAAATGTTTCTTTGAGTGTTTAAGGTCGACCCCTGGTCCAAGCTTTCACTCAACTGCAGCTGATTTCACTTTTCCACTATTTAAAGCTATAAAAGTAGGAAGCGTCCTAAAAACTTGGTTCTACTCTGAGCTAGGAATATTTTCAGTCCTAAATGAACTTTGAGGCCGTTTCCTACAGATTATTGAAATACTTTGCTTATAAAAGGCTCAGGACTTAAGTCCAGGCTGAACAGTCGCCTCCTCACAACAAAATGGAAACTAAATGTTTAACCTCTAACCCAAGAGTGGCATCTTTACACtgcaaaaatgcaaataaaatttttactgAACTCATTTTTCAAAACTGTCCATTCATTAATTTAGGCAAAGAGTCTATTTATTCATAAACCCAAGGCAGTAATAACTTTAAAGCATTTCCATAAAATTATGAACATTAAATATTGCAACAtatgtattaaattattaaaaacaaattcccTTTTACAAAATGATACATTTGGAAACCCATTTCACAaagaatggggaaaaaatgaaaactttatttcaaaaaaatttacaagAACTCATTTGTACATAAACTTAGTggtaaatatgatttaaaaacgCTGATTATCGGATGTGCTGCTGAATGATGCTGCTGGACACAGGCTTGGCTTTCTTGGTGGGATCCTTCTCGAAACACTTCCACAGGCGGATGGTTTCATCAGAGCTGATGGACCCCAGGACGGAGCCGTCTGGACTGAGGGCCATGTTTAGGATGCGGCCTTCATGACCTGGGAAGACAAAGGAAGAACTGTTAAAGGTGTATTCTTACATAAACCAGAGGCAAGTAGCAACCCTAATCTTTCGAAACAACAGCGCGGACCTTCTAGCTCGGCCACTTTAGTGAGTGAGGGATATTTCCAGATGAAGATCTTGTCGTGGGCGAAACCATGACCAGAGACGAGCTCCTTATAGTTCGGCGCAAACACGAGAGAAGAGACCTGAAATGACAGAACAGATTATTAGCAACTTTCTCTCCATTGTACACTGAGcatgttgctatggaaacaataaagtTCAAGCAAGTGCATCAGTATAAACCTGTGCACCGTCACAGCTTTATTAGTTTAAAAAGAATTCTAACCAATCAGAAGCCAGAACTCACTCCTGAAGCCAGTCAGAAGCCAGAACTCACTCCATACATCTAGAAATTAGTTTTATTAACCTGAGACTGTGAGTCAAAAGAGCTGACACAAGAGCCGCTGTTGACGTTCCAGATGCGAATGTGGCGGTCGCTGGTTCCTCCTCCTGATGCCAGGATGCTCGACTGCCACGGGCACCAGGCCAGCGCCTGCAAATGGGACGGGACAGAAAGTTAACAAATTATCTGCATGCACAGCACCATCCACATGTCAAATCCACATTTTAAGGGCAACCATTATGCCAAGTTTACTTTATTGCTGGTTTCCAGCATGTTGATATGAATATATccaaagtatttaatttttcttcctttgcATAAACATGTTCAGACTTTCCATTtgaagattaataaaaaaaaaaataaatgaataaaaaaaaaaggtaaagacCGCTGGGCTTTTGAGGAACTAAGATAGGGGCTCAGGAGTGGATTTATCCAGAAATGTTTAGAGCCTttctacttttaaacttttagcaAGTTGGTTCGTGACACTGAGGCCAGCATTGACAAAAATAACTTTACACGGTGAAGCTGAAGTCGATCACGTAATTTTGAAAGAAAGACTTATGCAAAacttggcaatttttttttttttttacagagaatTATTAAAAAGTGACAGTAACTACTCTGAAGTTTGATGgggaacattttatttacagatttactTTTGTGGATAAAACTACTTTAATTCACAATGCCATTCTTAATTCTTAACTCATTTAACAACttaatcaaaataaaaccaGTATGGAGCCAAATCTTGAGCAAGCTAGTTAGACCAACACATTATACATCATGCATGAAAGACAagatcccttttttttttttttttttttttaaacacgtttcaatttttttttccagcaaagGAAAGGTAAACTTCACCGCATGTACGTCAGCTTAAACTTACCAACTCATTAGACTGTTAGCATGCCAGCCAAGTAGCTTGCTTATACAACTAGCCTAAAACACTTTAGCTTCATTTTAGCTCTTAATCAGATCGAGGAGATTAAACTCCATATATggtcattttttaaactttatgtcTCTGAATAGATCGCTATTAAAATCTCACTGAAATTCCACTTTAGACTGAATATTGTGGCATTTGCCTTCTGTTTTACTTCTTTAACACAAGAGCACAACACATCCCCTTAAAGTGTCCCTACTGTAGGCCACACCCACCTTCACGGCTCCCTGGTGTTCGTTGAACGAGTGCAGGGTTGTTTGCACTCCGCCCTGCGTGCTTGGCCAGATGTTCACCAGGTTGTCGTTTCCACCGCTGGCTAAATAACGACCGTCAGGAGACCAGGTGAGACCGCACACCTCCTGCGTGTGACCTCGGAGGGTGCACAGGTGATGATCGGCCACACGGACATCATGCTGGTGGATCAAACCGGATCTGGAGCCACTGGGGTGGACATTAGAGGACGTGTGAATGAAACGTGAGCGCTCGTATTTAACAGTTGAACATGAGCCCCTGATCTGGTCGGATCCTACCTGGACAGGACGTGATCATTCCAGGCCAGACAGCTGACTCGGGCGCGATGGCCCTCCATACTGCGCAGACGCTTCTGAGCCTGGACATCCCACAGCTATGGGGGAGAAGGAGGAAGTTAACACCTTCGTCCCATACAATAAAGTATTCATGCAGGACGTAGACCTCGGAATTTTATGCAAACTAAACTCATTACCTCCACTTTGCAGTCGCTCAAGCCAATGGCCAAGAAGTTTCCGTCTTTGCTCCAGGAGACGGAGGAGATGTAGCCGTTCTCCTCCTCCATCTTTTTTAGCATCACGATCTGCCCCACCGCAGCGTCCCACAGGTACACGTACTCCGAAAGAGCCACGGCCAGAACGTTCAGTCTGCCCCAGTCCATTAGATTCAGATCTGAGCAAACAAATCCAATTAACATCAGCCATCTAGACTGAAACATCTTATGGACAGAACCAGACCCAGCGCTGGAGTTAACTACTTACAGAAGTCGTTCCTGAGCTCGGGGGCGTCTAGGATCCTCTCTGGGACTGAAGCGATGTAGCGGCTCTTCTTTACAGAGACGGGTGTTTGAACCTGGCTGTACAGGACCTTCAGGTTGTTCTGATAACCTGTGAGCACAAAGACCGTATCTCAAATCCTGCTCGGTTAAAACAtcccttttgtattttttttgtgtgcgtgaTTGACACTAATCACACCGACCTTCGGGCGCATTAATAGGCTTGCCTCCTAGGTGCAGGATTTTGGCCTCTTCCAAGTCAAATCCATTCAGGGTCACAGACCAGGCCTTCTGAGACGTCTGCTAAGATGTTTTAAAATGAGTCAGTTCACATCCATACTTCAGGAGTAGATATTTGGGAAGGGGGGCAAACAAAAACACTAGACTCACTGTGGACGAAGACGCTGCCTCCTCAACCGGCTCGTTTTCCTTTGCGATGAGGAAACTCGCCACGTCCATCTGTTTGCTGTTTCTGACAGGGATGTACCGGTCTCCTCCAATTTTAGAgggtgtgttttgggtcttCCCCTTCTTCCCTGCTTAGACAATgacatttatttagtttttagaaTCCCCGAGAAGAGATAAGGAACCAGAGAACCTGAATCAAGCTCGTACCTGGGGTTTTGCTCGGCGTCTTCGACGTGCTCAGAGACAGATTTCCAGCCTTGCTGGGCGACAGGACGCTGGTGTTGGCCGAGGTGGACGTGCTGGCTTTCCTCTGCCACCTGGCCATCGGGGCGTTGGTGATGGGCATGTCCAGCTTCAACACACTCTGGATGTCGTTATCGAAACCGAAGTGAGCCATGATGATGAGTAAAGGCCAAGCCTGAGGCACTGAAGGAGGAAAAGAAACACTTGTTTATACCAGTTTCACTTATTTATGATGATTGTGGGGGGGAAAATAATTACAGTGTGTAGAAAAATTGTGCACCAACTGCTTGAACAGAGAGCTGGTATGTGTGAAGAGTGTGTGACGTCATCATTGTCAGAattaaaagtaaacacttaaaGAAATAAGCATATGAGGATTTAAGATCCAGtgtgtttacacaaaaaaaaaactaacaaaacaaTTTGTTTTCTATTTGTAACAGAAAACAACAATTTCTATGACATGGCTCGCGCGCAGCAAGTAAACACCAAGGTGTAATTATTGAGAGTTTTTCCTTTGGTGTTAGTAAATTCTTACAAATCGTAATTAAAATCGCTTAGCGTCGTATCcgctaacaaaaaaatattattttaagtgaCAAAAATTTGAAAGAAATATACATTTAGTTTGATTTAACAGCACGTGAGAGAGCTCGCGACACCAGAAGGGACGGATAACTTAAAGCAATACAGGAACATTTTAGGCATAAAACTCACCCGATACTCCACAAAACCTTCACAGCAATCCAATAAAAAGCAACTTAggataaaacttttttaaaaacagattaaaacagATCGCTTATCCTGTGCGGTTTGGGTTCGTTTAGAGCTCGAGCGCGAGGTGCGACTGAAAAGTCCAGTAGCCTGAGAGAGCCGTTTAAATGACTGAACGCGCGCTTCTGATTGGCCCGTTTAAATCGTAACGTACTTGTTACCAAGGCAGCCGCATTCACTGTCTCGATTCTGATAGGCTGAAATCGTTTTATGGGGCGTGGCCTAAGGGATGGGCGCTCATTCGTTCCTGaagcatacagtatttaaagataattacaataattttacattaatgCGTTTTAtaagtttaagtttttttaaataaacttattcactaaaatatgtaatgtaatctattatttattaattctaaCGGTATTCATTTTGGATAAAGTTAATATTCAGCAggatatttttgttttacattaattaaagatagaattcacatttatttcttattatttacttatttgctATGTATTTTATAATCGTTTACATAACAGTTGTTTAATGTTCTGTAGATTCATTGTATTGATGGACTGACGCGCGGGTGGTTATGGGAAATGTATTTTCACACGGTTGTTATACAGCGTTAAATATTGTTAAACCCGGGTGTGTTCGTATATAACATTTACTACAACAAAATAGCAGAACAGAAAAACGACTTTTTTCGGTTTGTGTTAGAATTTAGCCGGGTAGTTTAAAGTGagtaaattgtaaaataaaataaaaactattgtGACAACTTCACTTCCGGGATGAGTGTGACGTTCACAGTCGTAGCCAATAGGAATGAGTATCTATGTGTCTCCAAGAAGCAGGAAGTGGTAATGTTTGTGTTGGGAGGAGTGTGACCAGAAACCTGACCAGAAGTAGGAACGAAACTAACCTAATTACtgctttgtgtttatttcacaTTCTTAACGTATTTAATCCAGTTTTACTTACAGACGCGGAAAATAAACTCTGCTGAATTTTTAGAGtcttgttatttagtttttcctGCTTTAATTCCTGTACAACACGTTTTTTTCCCCCGTGTGCCCTGTTGTCATGTGAATTAGTTTACCTCAGAAGCTCGTGTTTTTTCTCCTGACAGAAATAAAGTCATATTTTAATCGTGTTTACAGAGCGACGCTCATGTTTATCTGGATAATGGTGCGCTTTAAGCTCGCTGGCTGATTAAATCTCTGCCTTTATTCGCTTTACCTGCTGGACTCGACCTGAAGTCATCATCCGCCTCACAGGTGAGAAGCGTTTGCGCAGATTATTAACTGAAACAATcagttcagattaaacacaagTCAGGCGGATTCTCAGGTTTATAGTTAATACTTAATCGacgtgttttttaaataatagattaggcatagtaaataaaaaaagatcaataTCCATTTAATGCTAATAATTTTTTAGTGTATGCGCAAAAGGCGCGCAGCCTTGACGCCCACATGTCTGTCTCTTAAAGAAGCTCAGTGTTCATGTCACAGTTTATTTCTCTGTCAATTTGCACCTTAAGGATGCGGGTTTGagtcccaccttggggtctgtgtgtgacCACAGtgttgcccgtagtgtgtgtgtgtgtgtgtgtgtgtcctgtgatggcttggcaccctgtccagtgtgtcccCCGCCTCgaaccctaagtctcctgagacaGGCCCTGATGCTCC
Proteins encoded:
- the cdc20 gene encoding cell division cycle protein 20 homolog isoform X2, whose protein sequence is MAHFGFDNDIQSVLKLDMPITNAPMARWQRKASTSTSANTSVLSPSKAGNLSLSTSKTPSKTPGKKGKTQNTPSKIGGDRYIPVRNSKQMDVASFLIAKENEPVEEAASSSTTSQKAWSVTLNGFDLEEAKILHLGGKPINAPEGYQNNLKVLYSQVQTPVSVKKSRYIASVPERILDAPELRNDFYLNLMDWGRLNVLAVALSEYVYLWDAAVGQIVMLKKMEEENGYISSVSWSKDGNFLAIGLSDCKVELWDVQAQKRLRSMEGHRARVSCLAWNDHVLSSGSRSGLIHQHDVRVADHHLCTLRGHTQEVCGLTWSPDGRYLASGGNDNLVNIWPSTQGGVQTTLHSFNEHQGAVKALAWCPWQSSILASGGGTSDRHIRIWNVNSGSCVSSFDSQSQVSSLVFAPNYKELVSGHGFAHDKIFIWKYPSLTKVAELEGHEGRILNMALSPDGSVLGSISSDETIRLWKCFEKDPTKKAKPVSSSIIQQHIR
- the cdc20 gene encoding cell division cycle protein 20 homolog isoform X1 encodes the protein MAHFGFDNDIQSVLKLDMPITNAPMARWQRKASTSTSANTSVLSPSKAGNLSLSTSKTPSKTPGKKGKTQNTPSKIGGDRYIPVRNSKQMDVASFLIAKENEPVEEAASSSTQTSQKAWSVTLNGFDLEEAKILHLGGKPINAPEGYQNNLKVLYSQVQTPVSVKKSRYIASVPERILDAPELRNDFYLNLMDWGRLNVLAVALSEYVYLWDAAVGQIVMLKKMEEENGYISSVSWSKDGNFLAIGLSDCKVELWDVQAQKRLRSMEGHRARVSCLAWNDHVLSSGSRSGLIHQHDVRVADHHLCTLRGHTQEVCGLTWSPDGRYLASGGNDNLVNIWPSTQGGVQTTLHSFNEHQGAVKALAWCPWQSSILASGGGTSDRHIRIWNVNSGSCVSSFDSQSQVSSLVFAPNYKELVSGHGFAHDKIFIWKYPSLTKVAELEGHEGRILNMALSPDGSVLGSISSDETIRLWKCFEKDPTKKAKPVSSSIIQQHIR